AAATCCTAATGGAGACAAAACAAAAGTGATGGTCagtatttctttgaaattctacAAGGAACTTCAGATATTTGGTGCTGATGAGTTATTAAAGAGGGTGTATGGGAGTTTCTTGGTAAATCCAAAATCAAGATACAATGTCTCTTTGCTATACAACCTTGAAAATCTGCCAGAATCCAAGGATTCCATTGTGTATCAGGCTGGCATGTTGAAACGAAATTATTTTGCCTCGGTCTTTGAGAAATACTTCCAATTCCAAGAAGAGGGCAAGGAAGGAGAGAACAGGGCAGTAATCCATTATAGGGATGGTGAGTATAAAAAAGACAGTCACAGTAGTCTTCAGTGTTTAAGGATAACGATGATTTGGTCATTGGAAAAGTGTTCATGCAGGAGTTCAGACAAGATCGGGcacattcagggtggtatggccttAGACTATGCAGGAGTTCAAAGGATGCAGAGCCAGCCACACGGTTGCACAGGTCCTCTTTAGACACAGAGCACCTCCTTTGGAGCCAGAAGATGTCAGTGCTGCAGTGGCAAGAACATTGGCTCTGTTAACCTTCATGCTATTCCCTCGCCACACCAATACCAGTGCTCAAGACTACACCATCAACCTGATCCACACAGAGTTCCAGGACTCTGTGCACAACTGCATTAAGTGCTCTAAGGCCATATTCACACACGTGCACGGGCAAAAACTTCTGACTTCCTCAAGGTTCTGAACCGTGCACGCCCAGATgctcaggaaaaagaaatgaaaacaatcatgGGGAGTCCCACTAAATCTTGAGAACAGTAAGAGGAGGCAGCCGACAACTTGCTACTAGATAATCGTAGCCTTTAATGTTGCACCTCTTCAGGTTCTTAAGGGATTCTCTGTTTTTGTTCCGTTTGGGACAcgtttggaaaataatttgcagAGAGTTGTGCTTGCAAGAACTTCATAgctgtcaaaaattaaaagaattccacttgatcatctTAGTTCCTTTTCTTTACCTTCCTTCCCTCacaccccttcccttcctgcctcttttcCAAGCTGTTTCACTTTGCAATATGTTACTACTAATGAGTTGCAGGATAATGCAATCTTAACTTGTTTTCTCCTAAGTATTTGCGCTCAAAGCTCCTATACTCTAAAGAAATACTGTTGAGgtcatgaataaagaaaaatctatctttaaaaataatgagttaagaaatcttaaaatatgtatgtatatgaatatagaaaataacatatatgcatatatcatcTGTATACTTCTATTTCgtatgcatgtacatatacatgaAAACAGTGGAGTTTCATTATGATTTCATAACTTCTCATGGAAAGAGctaaaagcaaagaagaaaacaacatacATAGTGTACTTAGGAAAAGACCACAAGCAGAAACCACAGATTCTGAAAGTATAGGAtcaaattgaagtataatttcaTGATCTCTCACAACTCttgtaaaataaagacatgtagAATTTTGGAAAAGAGCCCCTTCAATTGTTAATGCCCCTTGAATTGTACAGATGATACTTTGGAAGTTGGAAATGAAAGCAACAGGAAGAGAGCATCACTTTGTAGATGACAAGTGCATTAAGTGCACAAAAGCCAGTATGTTTAGgtgaatgttatttatttatttatttatttatttatttatttatttatttatccattcattcattcattcattttgaagcACTGCCTCATGGCATTGTCATAGTTTGATGAGTCAATGcatgtaaacatttgtttatttatgagagagagagagagcataaacacatgagccagggaggggcagagagagtgggagagagacagctcCAAGCATgcatcgagccccatgtggggctcaatcttatgaccctgtgagatcatgacctgagccataatcaagagttggacactcaactgactgagccacccaggcaccccatgaatgttatttttttaactgctaCGTCTGTTATCTAAGAGAAATGACTTGGTAGCAAGACTAAACACGTTGGAAAAGGTACAAGGAGATACCTGAGTTTCAGCTTTACAGATGCTAAATAATGTCAGTAATAGCAGGTGAACCATAAAGTATCCAAGTGCTTCTTGTATTTCAGTGGTATTGAATGGATtgtgaaaccaaaagaaaaacattttactttttcccaTGTTGGTTTATGTTCAATGAAGTGTAGACTCAACATACATCACTGTATGTCAGAGACCTGAAGAATGAGGCCTATGGAAGTTATGGGCAGTGCTTTAAAAACCTCCACGAAGGAATAATTATTTAGAAGTTTCATATGGAAAGCAAAACCTAAGCCCTTAAAATGGGATAACTGGTTTCTCTTAATAAACcagaacaaatgaaacaaaaaatatgtgtataattaACTTTATTATGGAATGAAACTCCTCTGAAATAAAAGAACacttgaatctgtagattgagTTGTCTCACCATATGccaggaagaaataaacaagaataatCCCTAGATGTCAAAATGGATGACTTTATTGGactacatgtttaaaaaatccCACTGGtggccaaaggaaatgaaaaaaacaacttactaaatgaaatcaagaatttacctttttttagatttgttttattttttttcttatggttagACTATGGTTATGTGTTTCTGCTAGGACCATAGGGTTAACATACCATTTTATCACATAATATCAAGGCGATGTACTATCAATATGATTTATCACTATTCATGTTCatcttgatcacctggctgaaatagtgtttgtcagatttctccaccctaaaattactcttttttcctcttttccatactGTATTCTGGAAATAAGTCACTGTGTATAGCCCACACTTAAAGAGAATGAGGAATTATTCTTGCTCTCCTTAAGGATGGAGTATCTacaaaaaatttatttggaattcttcttcATGacagatttgtctcttctctcctatttttttcatttggttattGGTGTATATAAGTATGGactcatgtatatttatattacattttggTTATAATTCagtacttctttttgttgtttttactgcTTGAATTGTTCCTGCTTGGCCAACTGAACTCTTTCAGTTGATTCTTGACCTTTTCACATTATTGTGGTGCATGTGTTTGTTTATCACTTTCTAACTTTCTAGACACAAGATGTTCCAGATTCATCATGTGTATTTCCTGTCCTGGTCCTAGAATCAGCCTTTTCTCTGAGGAGTCCTGGTTTCTTTTGTTGGCGAATAGTAGTAGAAATTAAAATCTGGGCagaccacaagagactcttaaatacagagaacaaactgagggttgatgggggtggggaaaatggatgatggacagtaaggggggcacttgttgggatgagaactgggtgttatatgtaaatgatgaatcattggattctgatcttgaagccaagactacactgtatgttaactaacttgagaatgaacgaatgaacaaatgaatgaatgaatgaatgaatgaataaagaaattaaaatctgaGTGCTAGGTGTGATTATTACAACTACAATGTCTAGGTCCTTCAGCTAATAGAGcaaggaaatatatgtatgtttagtTACCTGTGTACATACACAAAACTATGTTTCTATATGTAACTACTTCTATATTAAACTAAACATAAATTCATACCAATGTCTCCTGCTCTACTCCATTACCAGAGAAATGATTCTAGCCCCCTCCCAGTATTTATCTGTAACCTCTTACTCCAATAATGAGAAACCTGGTATTCATCCTTCaccattcattaatttaattgtTCAGTTCCTAGATATGTTGTAGATTGGTTTCAGATTCCATTAATTTTCAAACTTATTTAGGGTGCTTCCTTATTCTCCATCTCTTTAAGTGAGGTTTATacatttagattattttgtcACATTCTGCATTTCATCTGAGATCTCCCAAccttgtgaatgatttttttaattgtatacattatttcattcattggGATATAAAGTTCTCTAATTTTGACCATCACTGATATCATGTATTTACTATTACAGTGCCATGCAGAATGAATCCATCACCTTAAAATTTAACTAcatgtggggagcctgggtggctcagttggttaagcatacgactttgcctcaggttgtgatctcacagctcctgagttcgagccccacgtctggctctgtgccaacagctcagagcctggagcctgcttctgattgtgtgtctccctctctctctctctgcccttacccccctcatgctctgtctctctctgtctcaaaaataaacaaacattaaaataaaattgaaaaaaaattaaaaaagtaactgCATGTTATGAGTTTATTAAATTAAGGTTTATTAAGTGGAGCATATTATGCCAAATGATGAGCTGTTGTTCAACAATAGTTTGCAATAGAAATTTAtgtagagaaatttttttttcattgttttaagtatTGTCCGTCTGAGAGAGTGTTTCTCCTTAAcatttgaaggataatttcactggatatagaGCTCTTGGTCAGTAGggtgtttcgttttgttttgttttgttttgttttgtttcttgttttcctctCATGTCACTTACTTCTTGCTTCTTACtccatggtttcttttctttctttttttttgtaatttttttaaattagagagagcaagtaggggagagggacattgggggagaaagagagagagagagagagagagagagagagagaatcttaagcaggctccacgctcagctcagagcccaacatgaggctcaatcccatgaccctgggatcataacctgagctgaaatcaagagctggacactcaaccaactgagccaccagatgccccacTTCTTGCTTACATGGTTTCTAAAAAGCCATCTGTTGTAATTCATTTCTGTTCCTCTATAGGTAATGTTCCCACCCCTGCTCCAGCTTCTTTCAAATTTTTGATTGTGTCTTTGGTTTTGTATGGTTTGAATATAATATAACTAGGTATCagttttttggtatttatcctgcttggtctTCTAATTCAGATCTGTGGTTTGATCTTTcttatcatttttagaaaattatgggTTATTAATTCTCTGAGAATTTCTTCTGAATTGTTTATCTTCCTTGTGTTATTTCaagtatatgtatattacatgcTATGGAATTCAGCTCACTGATCTTGGATGTtctggggatttttttgtttcttaactctttatttcagtttGGCAAGTTTCTATTGACCTGTATGTAAGCTCACTGATTCCATCCTCAACCATGTCCTATCTGCTGATTAGGTCATCAAAGACATTCCTCATTGcttatatggtatttattttctagcattttcttttatttctttcctaaaatttcCATCTTCTGTATATATTGCCCATATGCTTTTGCATGCCATCTACTTTTTCCATTGGAGACTTAAACATATTTATCATCATTAAGTTTCTTTCCTGATAATTTAATCATTGTGTCATACCTGTCTAGTTTGATGCTTGCTTTGTCTTTTCagcctgtatttttttcttgtttatttgaattccttttttattttctgttgaaacTGGGAATTTCATGTCAAGTAATAGGAACTGAAGTAAGTAATCCCATAGTATGAAGATTCATGTTAATCTGGCTAATTGTTAGGCTTTTTCATGTTTCGTGTTTTCTGTAGGTGTATGTGCCCAAGGCTACACATTTCTCTTGTGCCCTTGCTTTGGTCTCCCTTGTTTACTTTGGAATTCCCTCAAATACTCATACTAATAGGGTCTGTGGCTTTCAACTCTTGGATCTGTAATCCACTCTTATTACGCTAGAGTCTTGTTGGTGTAGTGATAAGTTCTGAAAACCTCAGTATTTTATTGTCCCGTGTCTTGAGAGTATAACTTTCACAAGaatttctctgctctctcccttttAGAtaacagaaaagttacaaaagtCTCGGGTAATAGGAATGTCCCTTCAACACCTAGGATAAGGTTCTGGTAAATTCTTTTTCCCTGAAAATACCATTTCTTATGAATAAGGCTCTGGATGTATTTCACAATTAaacttcccctctccctgccagaaCCATTAGGGGACCTTTTTGGAGTTTCCACATGAGAACATGGTAAGATTACTAGAAGTAAAAGCAATGAAAGTGTGGGGCTCCTTCTCAGACTGTGGCTCCCAGCactttctcactccctctgccaCTTCAGTTCAGTGATAAGTCCAAGGAAAGTTGATTTTAAGATGTTTAGATAATTCATGTAAGGATGGGATGGCAACTTCCATACTCTTCACATattggagctgaaatcaagttttacctttaattttaatataaattaaattgtgagtttatattctttaatggtttttatttttattgctgtgggtttattaaatcatttttattgtgttataTATGACATAGACTTTGCCATTTTAATCACTTTCAATGTGCAATTCTGTGACATTAATTTTGTTTACAACATTGTTGTAACTTATCCTTTATCCCTTATCtgaatttctaaaactttttcatcaaCTTGAAGAGAAACTTTttgtacccattaagcaataacttCACATTTCACTTCCCCCTGCTCCTAGTAACCTCTGttataatttctctctcttgaaTTTACATGTTCTAGATGTTTCAAATTGGTGgtcataaaacatttttcctttaggggcacctgggtggcacagtcggttaagcgtccaacttcagctcaggtcacgatcttgcggtccgtgagttcgagccctgcgtcaggctctgggctgatggctcagagcctggagcctgcttccgattctgtgtctccttctctctctgcccctccccccttcatgctctgtctctctctgtctcaaaaataaataaacgttaaaaaaaaatttaaaaacatttttcctttaaatctggctcatttcatgtagcataacattttcaaatcCACCCCTGATATGATATATACCAAAgttcattcctttctatggctgGATACTATTATATTGTATGTGGATattatgtttatccatttatctgccaatgaacacttggattgtttccatcttttggctattgcaaataatgctgcaatgaacattggtgtacaggCATCTGAGTccttattttcaattcttttgggtatatacctaggagttgAATTGCTAGGTCATGTGGTAAGTATATGGTTATAtttctgaggaactgccaaattTTTTCTCCAAAGTGGTTGAAATATTTTGCAGTCCAGCCTTCAATGCATGAGGATTCCAATTGCTATGTATCCTTATCAACACCaatttcatgcattttttaaaaatcctagttATCATAGTGTGTGATAAGTTCTGtgtccttgtggttttgatttgtatttacctagtgactaatgatgttgagaatctttttatatgtttattggccatttgtgtatcccTTTTGGAGAAATAtgtattcaaatcttttgccaatttttaaattctgttgtttttctgttgttatagttctttgtatattcttgatATTAATCCCctataggggtgcccgggtggctcagttggttgagcatccaagttgGTTGATTTTGGCTTGGATTGTGATCCCGGGTAGTGTGATCAATtctcactttgggctctgcactgactgtgaagcctgcttgagattttctctccctctctctccctctctctctctgtctctctctcccacttgcatcccctctctctttctctaaaaaagaaaaagaaaaaataaaaataaaataaagtaaaataggcCCCTATAAGAGatatgctttcaaaatattttctcccattctgtaggttgtcttttcgaCACAgcttattttgtttctgtgtttggaCAATTTGATATTGTTTCTTTTATAGATACCTAATTTTTCTTAGAGTTTGCTGAGCTTCTTGGAtccatacatttatgtatttcatcaaatttgggaagttttcatctattatacgtccaaatattctttttgatcctttctctctcttcttatcaGACTCCTATAATGCATATGATGTTCCATTTGATGATGTTCTATAGTTACCTTAGGCTCTTTtcacttttcatcatttttttgtctttctgttcctcagacacATTAATTTCAACTGTCCTGTATTTAAGGTTATTGATCCTTTTTTCTGCCTGATGAAATGTGCTGTAAATATCTCTTGtgacttttttcatttcattcatttgacttctcagctccagaatttctgtttggttacTTTTATAATGTGAATCTCCTTATtgatatattcattttgtttttgcatcatttccttgatttcatttagtttttttttttttgtccttatttaCATTTTGGTGTGTGGGCATTCTTAAAACAATTGTTATAAAATCTTTGCCTAATAATTCCAGCATGTGGGCCTCCTCAGGGATGGTTTCTGtcaatttattttgttcctttgaatgGGCTatgcattcttgatttttttttttttgccttgttattttttgttaaaaattggACATGTGGATATTAAATTATGGTAATTCTGAAAACGAAATTCTCCCTTCAGGTATACTGTGTTCTTTAATGGTTGAAGGTTGTGTAATCTATTTGATTAATGACTTTTCAAAACTAACTTGGAAAAGTCTTTATTCCTTGTGTATGATTACTGAGTTGTCTGTTCACTTTTATTGTGTTTAGCtagtatttttagtatttttaggGGATGGAGGGAGAACAAGTAAAATGTCACAAAGTTTTGCTACCATGGATAAGTGGCTTTTTTCTTGATTCAATGTTTGTTTGGTTGCTGTAAACCTTTGATTCTTCTCCAGAATTACGACAAAGTTGGTTTTGACAtgcttgttttttggttttactGTGGAGGGATGAGAGCATGGAGCTGGTTACTCTGCCATTTTGCTGATGTCGCTcctacatatttaattttacatgATGTGAACAACATGTTCagaaatttcatgaaaatttacCATTCAGTTATCATGAGCTGATTTGAACTAGCTCTAGCACACCTGAGTTTAAACTCATTTAAAGGTATATTATCTATACTTTGAATTACATTATGCTATCCAAGCACAACTATGACCTTTGCCCTCAGAGAATTTCTGTTCTAAAGAAAGTTACTCTAAGTAGGGCATTGTGAtatatgtattaaagaaaaatttatggaTTTATGGGATATTAGGTTTCGTTTTGATATTTTCATAAATCATCCTCAATATTCTCTTGATCATAACATTCTGACTTCTGGTCTCAtctttgtggtgtgtgtgtgtgtgagtgtgtgtgcgtgtgcgtgtgtgtgtgtgtgtgtgtgtgtaatggttCTGCTATCTCTTCCTAATCATGGCTATTTCTCTCAATTACAAGAATTTAAATGATTCCATGGGTTTTGCAAAGCTTAGCTAGATATTACTAATTCTCTAGTCAAATGGCAATCTTTCTGAGCCTAGGACTGGCCTTTCTCCCAATTTTCATGCCTTTACTGGAATCCAATAGCACTGCTTTCATATTATCCTCTAAAATGGCTGAAAGTATACCCTAGTATAATAGTTGATCCACAAGAAGGTTTAATAAAGTttgttatacatttaaaaattggtgTCTGCTCATGCCAAAATACTAATCATAGTAGGggatttatatgtttattatatatatttttagttgaaaaataaaatcctttgatattttaaaaaataaatacttcccaTCTGTTATATCAATCCCTCTACAAGTTACAGGAAAAAGCAAGTCTGTCCTTTTTATACTTTCACATTCTAGTGCTATATCTTAAATAACAGGAGGAAATGATTGCTGAGCTGGGTTTGAATCAGATGTAATCAGTCATCCACTGCATATGTGAAGCTTGATTGTGTACTACTTTTGGTTTCCCAGTTAATTAGACattacaatagaaaaaataataagattacATAGGAGCAAAGCTACTTACCATAGAACCAGGTTTAGGTTTTCAtatgatttcaaaacttatacTAAATAggttaatttatataatatatatttaagccCATAAATAACTTtagttattttcttccattctccaATCACTGTTGTCACTATTCTTTGAATTCAGAGACTTGCCAAAATTTACCCATTGGCACAGCTTTATTTTTAGGTATGTTGTTCTTTCTCAACTAAAAATCATTGATGCAtagaaattttccatttgttcactgatttgaaaataataatacatggtACTTTAGCAGCATGTCAAAGGAGCGTACAATGCATTCTTTCTCCAAGCTGTAATTGCAGGCCATGCTTTAATGTAAAGCAATTTGCTCTTAAACATGAGAGAGCATATGgcccaaggagagagagagtcagtgctagaaggtattatttcttttatttattctggaatCTTTCCAAAATCTTCTCTGTATTGCTTGAAAGAAGCAAGGATGTTCACAAAGCCACCATAGACCAACATGTCCAAGTCTATAAGATCATCTCAAAATGCactgaaaaattcaaaaaaatatgcaTAGTTTATATCATCAAGTGGTTGTAAAAACAAACACGCAGAAAATAGTTTGGGTCAGTGGAGCTTGAACATTTGCTCAGATGCCTGAGTCACACATAACTGCTTCTATTCAGAAGTCTCCTCAACAAAATGTGTTGAGGGGTAGAGCTGTCAGTGTAATGCTTCTTTTTATGTGGAATCATAGACGATGGATAAGATTAACCATAGAACATACACAGCTATCAATTTCTTGGTACTAACTGGGTGTCGTACATTTTGGGGTAATTCCGGATAGCCAATTATGTTATAGTCATGAGAGTTTAGACCAAAAGGGAAATATGTGAGCAGTAAATTTGACCATGTGTGAATGAAAATTTGACCATGTGTGAATGAAAATTTGACCATGTGTGAATGAAAATTTGACCATGTGTGAATGAAAAAGCATGTGCTGTTTTAATGACCAAAGAATTATTgccattgcttttctttctatccCAATAAGTTTTGGAGTTCTCACGTAGAAATCTCCAAAGAAATGAGGAGCAGATTGGggatagaaaataattttccaggAAGATACTTTCTGGAACCATTGTTAATGTCATTATATCACTCTCTGACCAAGCTGGAGCAGCATATCTCCTTTTCAGCCAGGCTCAAAGTAAAACTTATGTAACCATTTGACTCAAGTAATTAAAGATATCATTGTGTTGTATGAAAATGATCAGACTGTCTGGCTGATCATCTTTTTTCATCACTTGTTAAGGTATATGAggacattttctaaaacaaactaGATGACATGGGCCATAGTCACCCAATGCATTGTCTACATGATAGTGTTAAAATGCTTTGCAATTGAAATATTGGtagaatttataatttatgaTGGATGGGAAATCCAAAATATTTGCAGCCAAAATGGAAGATTTCATAACACAGGCCCAGGGACAAAAGGGTAGGCAATATAACTGGGAAAAAGAGTTTGATATGCTGTTTAGAGAGCACTACCAGAATGAGTTTGCCCACAGCTGTTATCAATTCCCACTCTACTCTAAAGGCAGTGAATTATGTGGGGATATGATGATGAATCTCAAGCACTCTCTATGTAACTAAAAGCACCCCTGCCTGAGTATATTCCACTTGTGATTTGATCCTAAATAACTAGTTTTCAAAGCGCAAATGAGCCCATCTATCAAATGTTGTCTTGTTCTTCAGCTTACCTTTCATATTACATTATAGATGGAGGCAAAAATCTATTTGAACTCTTCCATTTGAATTGTGGCCTGTGTTCAGGCAGCTTTGTACTCTAAAAGGGGcattttcttcattgttaataaaaaaaaatgccacagttCATACAATTGATGACTATTTAGAAAGCACTTGACCTTTGCTATTATCACCATTATGTGTCTCCAAAGGTCTCCTTTAAGGTGTCAAAGAAATTAGCATTAAAGTGACTAACATGCTTTCTATTTCAGCTGCTTTGACATAACCTTTAAgtaaaaaagtgtttgttttagaaataaattaatatttatttcatttattcaggaGATGCACTGAATGTTTTATAGTTGTCATGTACCATGCTAAATCCTTCCGTGTGCATCATTTCCTAATTcccacaaaattcttttttaaagaggaaacttGATATATAGAGAGGTTTTGTAACCTAATTAAGGTCACATATCTAGTAAAAGGCAAAGCAATTATGTGAACCTATTATCTGAATGTTTAAGTCTGAATTTTTGCcactattttctgttattttcctcATTATAAAAATCTATCCCACCCtcattacaatatttttaaagtaccattAGTTATGATGTAAAAGTAACACAGAAACTTCTAaaccagggtttctcaatctgATCACTCTTGATATTTTGGCTGATTTGAGGTGGGAGGTATCATAAGGGGAGTTTCATACTGTGCATGGTAAGATGTTAGCAGTTTCTCTGGGTCGAACTATTAGCTGCCAAACCACCTACTcctagttgtgacaaccaaaaatgcctccagacagTCCTGCGTGGGAAGAGGGTAAAATAACCCCTCCTTCTGCTCTGGAGAAAACAATGCCACGTTTCCTTTTTAAGACATTaaatttcggggtgcctgggtggcgcagtcggttaagcgtccgacttcagccaggtcacgatctcgcagtctgtgagttcgagccccgcgtcgggctctgggctgatggctcagagcctggagcctgtttccggttctgtgtctccctctctctctgcccctcccccgttcatgctctgtctctctctgtcccaaaaataaataaacgttgaaaaaaaaaattaaaaaaaaaaaaagacattaaatttgttattttagttttataattttcaataacCTGGTAGAATCAGAAGtccattaaaaatagataaatgtattttctttgatgTTATTTCCATGGAAACTAGGAGAAGGTCATCTTCTATTGTAGTCTTTTCT
The DNA window shown above is from Lynx canadensis isolate LIC74 chromosome X, mLynCan4.pri.v2, whole genome shotgun sequence and carries:
- the LOC115506878 gene encoding LOW QUALITY PROTEIN: actin-related protein 2/3 complex subunit 2-like (The sequence of the model RefSeq protein was modified relative to this genomic sequence to represent the inferred CDS: inserted 2 bases in 2 codons) — translated: MELLVYHFGPQKHCYVSSAGMLKRNYFASVFEKYFQFQEEGKEGENRAVIHYRDGEYKKDSHSXSSVFKDNDDLVIGKVFMQEFRQDRFKGCRASHTVAQVLFRHRAPPLEPEDVSAAVARTLALLTFMLFPRHTNTSAQDYTINLIHTEFQDSVHNCIKCSKAXIHTRARAKTSDFLKVLNRARPDAQEKEMKTIMGSPTKS